A section of the Cololabis saira isolate AMF1-May2022 chromosome 16, fColSai1.1, whole genome shotgun sequence genome encodes:
- the LOC133462440 gene encoding protein tyrosine phosphatase type IVA 2-like, giving the protein MNRPAPVEISYDHLRFLITHNPTNAQLGKFIEDLKAFGVNTLVRVCAATYDKTPVEQEGVQVLDWPFDDGSAPPEQVVDDWLSLLQTKFREEPGSCVAVHCVAGLGRAPVLVALALIECGIEYEDAVHLIRQKRRGALNAKQLQYLEAYKPKLCLRSKDANGQNCCIQ; this is encoded by the exons atgaaccgccCCGCTCCAGTAGAGATCTCTTATGACCACCTGAGATTCCTCATCACGCACAATCCAACTAACGCACAACTGGGGAAGTTTATAGAG GATTTAAAGGCGTTTGGAGTGAACACCCTGGTAAGAGTGTGCGCCGCCACTTATGACAAGACACCGGTGGAACAAGAAGGCGTACAAGTCCTG GATTGGCCGTTTGACGATGGCTCCGCCCCACCGGAGCAGGTGGTTGATGATTGGCTGAGCCTGCTGCAGACCAAGTTCAGGGAGGAGCCTGGCAGCTGCGTCGCTGTGCACTGCGTCGCTGGGCTGGGACG aGCTCCAGTCTTGGTCGCCCTCGCTTTAATTGAGTGCGGGATAGAATACGAAGATGCAGTGCATTTAATACGCCA GAAACGTCGTGGTGCGTTGAACGCCAAGCAGCTGCAATACCTGGAGGCGTACAAACCTAAACTCTGCCTGCGCTCAAAAGATGCCAACGGACAAAACTGCTGCATACAGTAG